In one Brassica oleracea var. oleracea cultivar TO1000 chromosome C9, BOL, whole genome shotgun sequence genomic region, the following are encoded:
- the LOC106314731 gene encoding uncharacterized protein LOC106314731, giving the protein MTVANATSSAREWLQAQKIGAPMSHPTMREPKMPPIQSDVTLCNTDAAWAASTQRAGLRWHFNTPEEDINREGSRAMENVSSPLMVEALAMREAVLEAKCSPILKFWFRTDSQELARAIYSKTYPVELFGVLMDIEYLSSFFSSFFVSFVGREHNAIADSLAKSALHTLPPCLY; this is encoded by the coding sequence ATGACAGTGGCTAACGCCACCTCTTCTGCCCGGGAATGGCTTCAGGCACAGAAGATCGGAGCTCCCATGTCACACCCTACCATGCGGGAACCGAAGATGCCACCTATCCAATCTGATGTTACCCTATGTAACACTGACGCGGCGTGGGCTGCTTCTACACAAAGAGCCGGTCTAAGATGGCACTTCAACACACCAGAAGAAGACATCAATCGGGAAGGATCTCGAGCAATGGAGAACGTCTCATCGCCCCTCATGGTGGAAGCGCTGGCCATGAGGGAAGCTGTATTGGAAGCAAAGTGCAGCCCTATTCTCAAATTCTGGTTCAGAACCGACTCTCAGGAGCTTGCTAGAGCTATCTACTCGAAGACATATCCGGTGGAGCTTTTTGGAGTTCTTATGGACATCGAGTATCTATCTTCTTTTTTCAGTTCTTTCTTTGTCTCCTTTGTTGGTCGTGAGCACAATGCAATAGCTGATTCCCTAGCGAAGTCAGCTCTGCATACTCTCCCGCCTTGCTTGTACTGA